One Campylobacter sputorum subsp. sputorum DNA segment encodes these proteins:
- a CDS encoding RecB-like helicase, with the protein MIDFYEALGASAGSGKTFKLSVRYIALVLMGRDMRKILAITFTKKATNEMKTRISQTFLNLHTKKAELNEICKLLNKSEQEIINLRDKAKERFLSSELRIQTFDAFFSSILRLFSLNLGLMPDFEITDNLYDETINILVQNANDNLIKKIASYIKFSGDNQLEFFETINAIYENLNDINFVNNVNFPNDQKILQNFQDLKTYAITLSSNARYINLFDKNIKDFILNVDLEKNYFKNIKDNKEFIAKFNAFMDSAEIYFKEFEAYKLKELFEIVKRYKLARFELNKNKNLLSFTDISKLTYELTNTQNYREMLYFRLDSKITDILIDEFQDTNVLQYNIIKPLIEECISGIGQNGIGSFFYVGDIKQSIYRFRGGKKELFDKLKSDYKQIKFSNLDTNYRSDKCLVEFVNDTFKNVIKNYAIQKPNNQDDGYIEICSCEKEKIYEKILDKVNFLKSHNIPENQIAILCWKNNDIENIKTYLQNNDIKAVSQSSVLIINSKYVRILIEYAKFCYFNDNYYLYNLQAFYDEAPSKIEINFNLNLKDTLYKMAKELKLDFSDKNMLRFFEIVGKYENFIQFILNIENEKEKSINEAIDGVNLLSVHSSKGLEFKHVIVVDMIGKENNRSPKFLFEYDISNNNWEIRLNDKVFEKLDSKFVNLKTLSKTLDDEDKINQIYVAFTRAKNSLIIIAKSDANGNSPSLFKKYISNKQEVKILDLEDKIIGNMRKFADTKANQTQEDEKINFININRQNLINLQEEKELNFKSALFGTALHFMIEMMNQFDEENLQNAYIILENRYGSLLDENEIKDIKNRVKMLIKNKKFLNLLQGFTLLKEQDYTFESVLKRVDLLAINENSREILIFDYKSSKNFFNENVSQVKEYIANLENIYPKYKINGYLVFLLQNGSQIELV; encoded by the coding sequence ATGATAGATTTTTACGAAGCACTTGGAGCTAGTGCTGGAAGCGGAAAAACCTTTAAACTAAGTGTTAGATACATAGCTTTGGTGCTAATGGGTAGAGATATGCGAAAAATACTAGCCATAACATTTACAAAAAAAGCAACAAATGAGATGAAAACTCGCATATCGCAAACATTTTTAAATTTACATACCAAAAAAGCTGAACTAAATGAAATTTGCAAACTTCTAAATAAAAGTGAGCAAGAAATCATAAATTTGCGCGATAAAGCAAAAGAGAGATTTTTATCAAGTGAGCTAAGAATACAAACTTTTGATGCGTTTTTTAGCTCTATTTTAAGACTATTTTCTCTAAATTTAGGACTTATGCCGGATTTTGAAATTACAGACAACTTATATGATGAAACTATAAATATTTTAGTCCAAAACGCAAATGATAACCTCATAAAAAAAATAGCTTCATATATAAAATTTAGTGGAGATAATCAGCTAGAATTTTTTGAAACGATAAATGCAATATATGAAAATTTAAACGATATAAATTTTGTAAATAATGTAAATTTTCCAAACGATCAAAAAATATTGCAAAATTTTCAAGACCTAAAAACATACGCCATAACGCTTAGTAGCAACGCTCGCTATATAAATTTATTTGATAAAAATATAAAAGATTTTATACTAAATGTTGATTTAGAAAAAAACTACTTTAAAAATATAAAAGATAACAAAGAGTTTATTGCAAAATTTAACGCATTTATGGATAGTGCTGAGATTTATTTCAAAGAATTTGAAGCTTATAAGCTAAAAGAACTATTTGAAATTGTCAAAAGATATAAATTAGCAAGGTTTGAGCTAAATAAAAATAAAAATTTACTAAGTTTTACCGATATTTCAAAACTTACTTATGAGCTTACAAACACACAAAACTACCGCGAAATGCTGTATTTTAGGTTAGATTCTAAGATAACAGATATTTTGATAGATGAGTTTCAAGATACAAATGTGCTTCAATACAACATTATTAAGCCCTTGATAGAAGAGTGTATAAGCGGAATAGGACAAAATGGCATCGGAAGTTTCTTTTATGTTGGAGATATAAAGCAGAGTATTTACAGGTTTCGCGGCGGGAAAAAAGAGCTTTTTGATAAACTAAAAAGTGATTATAAACAGATAAAATTTAGCAACTTAGATACAAATTATAGAAGCGATAAATGTTTAGTTGAGTTTGTAAATGATACATTTAAAAATGTTATAAAAAACTATGCAATACAAAAACCAAATAATCAAGATGATGGATATATCGAAATTTGCTCATGTGAAAAAGAAAAAATTTATGAGAAAATTTTAGATAAAGTAAATTTCTTAAAATCACATAATATACCTGAAAATCAAATCGCTATATTATGCTGGAAAAACAATGATATAGAAAATATAAAAACTTACCTACAAAACAATGACATAAAAGCTGTATCGCAAAGTTCTGTTTTGATAATAAACTCAAAATATGTCAGGATTCTTATAGAATATGCCAAATTTTGTTATTTTAACGACAACTACTATTTATATAACTTACAGGCATTTTATGACGAAGCTCCAAGCAAAATTGAGATAAATTTTAATTTAAATTTAAAAGATACTTTATACAAAATGGCAAAAGAGTTAAAGCTAGATTTTAGCGATAAAAATATGCTTAGATTTTTTGAAATAGTCGGAAAATATGAAAATTTTATTCAATTTATTTTAAATATAGAAAATGAAAAAGAAAAAAGCATAAACGAAGCCATAGATGGCGTAAATTTACTGAGCGTTCATAGCTCAAAAGGACTTGAGTTTAAGCATGTTATAGTTGTTGATATGATTGGCAAAGAGAACAATCGCTCGCCTAAATTTTTGTTTGAATACGATATATCAAATAATAACTGGGAGATAAGGCTAAATGATAAAGTTTTTGAAAAATTAGATAGTAAATTTGTAAATTTAAAAACATTATCCAAAACACTTGATGATGAAGATAAAATAAATCAAATTTATGTAGCATTTACAAGAGCTAAAAATTCACTTATAATAATCGCAAAAAGCGATGCAAACGGCAACTCACCTTCGCTATTTAAAAAATACATATCAAACAAACAAGAAGTAAAAATTCTTGATTTAGAAGATAAAATCATAGGAAATATGAGGAAATTTGCAGATACAAAAGCAAATCAAACTCAAGAAGATGAAAAAATAAATTTTATAAACATAAATAGACAAAATCTCATAAATTTACAAGAAGAAAAAGAGTTAAATTTCAAATCAGCACTTTTTGGCACCGCACTTCATTTTATGATAGAAATGATGAATCAATTTGATGAAGAAAATTTACAAAATGCCTACATTATACTTGAAAACAGATATGGATCGCTTTTAGATGAAAATGAGATAAAAGATATAAAAAACAGAGTAAAAATGCTTATAAAAAATAAGAAATTTTTAAATTTATTGCAAGGTTTTACACTTTTAAAAGAGCAAGATTATACATTTGAATCTGTTTTAAAAAGAGTAGATTTACTTGCTATAAATGAAAATAGCAGGGAAATTTTAATATTTGATTATAAAAGTTCAAAAAATTTCTTTAATGAGAATGTATCTCAAGTTAAAGAGTATATTGCCAATTTAGAAAACATATATCCAAAGTATAAAATAAATGGATATCTTGTTTTTTTACTTCAAAATGGTTCTCAAATAGAACTTGTATAA